One segment of Leptospiraceae bacterium DNA contains the following:
- a CDS encoding 30S ribosomal protein S1, whose protein sequence is MNSQTNPSNIKSNTSTLNRGTTERPFKKGAIIEGRIVDVYDQEVYVDLGLKSDCRVARSEFLETPEIGSTVAVVIKSKESDSEIYIASKLEADARKGWDTVKEAYSKNLQVQGRVDSEVKNIGYNVYVEGVHLFLPSSQLGMKASLEELKAKPLDFKVIKLNEKGRTGVLSRKKLIDEINKEKWDELIKIVKVGDKVNGIVSKVASFGVFCNVHGIEGLLRQNDISYKKYAPFKQYFQIGQSIELLVLEVDPTNNRLSLGIKQLYEDPWVWAGRELEKDMVVRGIVTSLTNFGAFVELKEGLEGLIHCSELTWAKKPPHPKEVLKKGQEVDSMILDIDLSKKRLSLGLKQLLPNPWDNLTSEVRVGNTLEGKITGITKYGAFVEVENGIEGLIHVGDITWDEKVKDPTGLLKKGQVVKYQILDINLDTNRISCGLKQLQENPYDALKKKYPTGVIVEGKVKSIVTFGVFLEIEPGYEGLIHVSQIPESKTQKLEELYKVGDIIKAVILKIDPDNKKISLSVKDFDKAMEKEEISKYIKSDTPSSESFGSFINSNKS, encoded by the coding sequence TTGAATTCACAAACGAACCCTAGTAACATTAAATCCAACACCTCTACACTCAATAGAGGTACAACAGAGCGTCCTTTTAAAAAAGGAGCTATTATCGAAGGCCGAATCGTAGACGTATACGATCAAGAAGTATACGTAGATTTAGGTCTAAAGTCCGACTGCCGAGTCGCAAGAAGCGAGTTCCTCGAAACTCCCGAGATTGGAAGTACTGTAGCCGTTGTCATTAAATCGAAAGAGAGTGACTCCGAAATCTATATTGCATCTAAATTGGAAGCCGATGCCCGAAAGGGATGGGATACTGTAAAAGAAGCATACAGCAAGAACTTACAGGTCCAAGGTCGAGTCGATTCAGAAGTGAAGAACATAGGCTACAATGTATATGTAGAAGGTGTTCATTTATTCCTTCCTTCTTCTCAATTAGGCATGAAGGCAAGCCTTGAAGAACTCAAAGCTAAGCCACTTGACTTTAAAGTCATTAAGCTGAATGAAAAGGGTAGAACTGGAGTCCTTTCTCGTAAGAAACTCATCGATGAGATCAACAAAGAGAAATGGGATGAATTAATTAAAATCGTTAAAGTTGGAGATAAAGTAAATGGAATCGTCTCTAAAGTAGCTAGCTTTGGCGTATTTTGTAATGTCCATGGAATTGAAGGACTACTTCGTCAAAATGATATTTCTTATAAAAAATATGCTCCATTCAAACAATACTTTCAAATTGGGCAGTCCATCGAATTATTAGTTTTAGAAGTAGATCCAACCAATAATCGATTGAGTCTAGGTATCAAACAACTCTATGAAGATCCATGGGTTTGGGCTGGTCGCGAATTAGAAAAAGATATGGTTGTGCGTGGCATTGTCACATCCCTTACAAACTTTGGGGCATTTGTTGAATTAAAGGAAGGTCTGGAAGGACTTATCCACTGCTCTGAATTAACTTGGGCCAAAAAACCTCCTCATCCGAAAGAAGTATTAAAAAAAGGACAAGAAGTAGATTCAATGATTTTAGATATTGATCTTTCTAAAAAAAGACTATCTTTAGGATTAAAACAACTTCTTCCAAATCCTTGGGACAATTTGACTTCAGAAGTTAGAGTGGGTAATACTCTCGAAGGAAAAATTACTGGAATTACTAAATACGGTGCATTCGTTGAAGTTGAAAATGGAATTGAAGGATTAATTCATGTTGGCGATATTACTTGGGATGAAAAAGTAAAGGATCCTACTGGTCTTCTTAAAAAAGGACAGGTGGTAAAATACCAAATACTCGATATTAACCTCGATACAAATCGTATTTCTTGTGGTTTAAAACAACTTCAGGAAAATCCATACGATGCGCTTAAGAAGAAGTATCCGACAGGTGTAATTGTTGAAGGAAAAGTCAAAAGTATTGTTACTTTTGGTGTATTTCTTGAAATTGAACCTGGATATGAAGGATTGATTCACGTATCTCAAATCCCTGAAAGCAAAACACAAAAATTAGAAGAACTTTATAAAGTTGGAGATATTATCAAGGCTGTGATTTTAAAAATCGATCCAGATAACAAAAAAATCTCTCTCTCTGTAAAAGACTTTGATAAAGCGATGGAAAAAGAAGAAATATCTAAATACATTAAATCTGATACTCCTTCTAGTGAAAGTTTTGGAAGTTTTATCAATTCCAATAAATCGTAA
- a CDS encoding ATP phosphoribosyltransferase, with translation MLTLALPKGRLADESVELLIKKKWLSEKPDESSRELTFTDSLAKVKILLVKAQDVATYVEECAADAGIIGWDTLKEGRYDLLSPVDLKIGECRLSLAGTNDFDLKNYSRKIRVATKYPHLTKQYFFSKGLNCEIIKLYGSIELAPLCGLSDCIVDLVSTGATLKANGLEEKEVILESTARLVFNRNSIYRNRSEALEFVNDLSSK, from the coding sequence ATGTTAACTCTTGCTCTTCCTAAAGGGCGCCTCGCCGATGAAAGTGTAGAGCTATTAATTAAAAAAAAATGGCTCTCTGAAAAACCGGATGAATCTAGTCGGGAATTAACGTTTACAGATTCACTTGCAAAAGTAAAAATTCTTTTAGTTAAAGCCCAAGATGTCGCTACCTACGTAGAAGAATGTGCCGCAGATGCTGGAATTATAGGATGGGATACTTTAAAAGAAGGTCGTTATGATTTACTTTCTCCGGTAGATTTAAAAATCGGTGAATGTAGATTATCTCTTGCCGGAACCAATGACTTTGATTTAAAAAACTATTCCCGTAAAATCCGAGTTGCCACTAAATATCCTCATCTCACCAAACAATACTTTTTTTCGAAAGGTTTAAATTGTGAAATTATAAAACTCTACGGCAGTATAGAATTAGCCCCTCTTTGTGGTTTATCTGATTGTATTGTAGATTTAGTTTCCACTGGTGCAACCCTCAAAGCAAATGGTTTGGAAGAAAAAGAAGTAATTTTAGAGTCAACTGCTCGTTTAGTTTTTAACAGGAATTCCATTTATAGAAATCGATCAGAAGCACTCGAATTTGTAAATGATCTATCTAGCAAATAA
- a CDS encoding DUF1574 domain-containing protein, with product MLKNKFLLIPILIFLIALMIDRIVMIEKIQAYFTKTVSEINYFHKPILFQDLKEYLAKPERKKVLVYFGNSRALLFDNRYIAEHYPDWILFNFSVPGGTPDYFTFWLEQLKADNVKPDFILVDNSIEAFNFTAYITLDEVLVNGIDFAYLIKHWNRYTSKNITNFIAKRLFKTYQYRPKLETILQRLKNDSAVAKNFGQWKIIISDRLRIERGSASADISGNISSSDELVQRYSEGDFHSYIEPYTFNQNMLEFQADNFRILNELNVKHAAIWVRVARPYFGYIKTRNAVANPDKSIITTAYSIWYPKITEIHNKYNTPLLNMNEDESYNCNFFTDASHMSSECFPDYTDYIFEKGIGVKKK from the coding sequence AAAATAAATTTTTACTTATCCCTATTTTAATTTTCCTGATTGCACTTATGATTGATCGAATCGTAATGATAGAAAAAATTCAAGCCTATTTCACGAAAACAGTTTCTGAAATAAATTACTTTCACAAACCAATTCTATTTCAAGACTTAAAAGAATATCTAGCAAAGCCAGAAAGAAAAAAAGTTCTTGTATACTTCGGAAATTCAAGAGCGTTGTTATTTGATAATAGATATATTGCAGAACATTACCCTGACTGGATTTTATTTAACTTTTCCGTTCCGGGTGGTACTCCTGATTATTTTACATTTTGGTTAGAACAGTTGAAAGCGGATAACGTCAAACCAGATTTCATTTTAGTCGACAATTCAATAGAAGCGTTTAACTTTACTGCCTACATCACACTTGACGAAGTTCTCGTTAATGGAATTGATTTTGCATATTTAATCAAACACTGGAATCGATATACTTCAAAAAATATTACAAACTTTATTGCAAAACGATTATTTAAAACGTATCAATATAGACCAAAACTTGAGACAATCCTACAAAGACTTAAAAATGATTCTGCTGTAGCCAAAAATTTTGGACAATGGAAAATCATAATTTCCGATAGGCTAAGAATAGAAAGAGGGAGTGCATCCGCCGATATTTCTGGTAATATAAGTTCTAGCGATGAACTAGTTCAAAGATATTCCGAGGGTGACTTCCATTCCTATATCGAACCATATACTTTTAATCAAAATATGTTAGAATTTCAAGCCGACAATTTTAGAATTTTAAACGAATTGAATGTAAAACATGCAGCAATTTGGGTACGTGTTGCTCGTCCCTATTTTGGTTATATAAAAACAAGAAATGCTGTAGCGAATCCAGACAAATCCATTATTACTACGGCTTATTCGATTTGGTATCCAAAAATAACAGAGATTCACAATAAATATAATACTCCACTTTTAAATATGAACGAAGATGAATCCTATAACTGCAACTTTTTTACAGATGCAAGTCACATGTCTTCCGAATGTTTTCCGGATTATACAGATTATATTTTTGAAAAAGGGATTGGTGTGAAAAAGAAATAA